A portion of the Megalobrama amblycephala isolate DHTTF-2021 linkage group LG23, ASM1881202v1, whole genome shotgun sequence genome contains these proteins:
- the glod5 gene encoding glyoxalase domain-containing protein 5 encodes MALRVCSTFLRSYSTHGKSVLSGLSSVRFRSSCPVHISHLDHLVLTVRDLNKTTHFYSKVLGMEVVTFKGDRKALSFGEQKINLHQVGKEFEPKANTPTPGSADLCLITKTPLTTVAAHLKACGVKIEEGPVDRTGAVGPISSLYFRDPDNNLIEVSNYQQ; translated from the exons ATGGCTCTACGCGTTTGCAGTACTTTTCTGCGTTCTTACTCGACCCACGGCAAG TCAGTTCTCAGTGGACTCTCATCAGTCCGGTTCAGAAGTTCCTGTCCAGTTCACATCAGTCATCTGGACCACCTGGTGCTCACTGTTCGGGACCTGAACAAAACCACTCATTTTTACTCCAAGGTTTTGGGAATGGAGGTTGTCACTTTTAAG GGTGACCGTAAAGCTTTGAGTTTTGGAGAGCAAAAAATCAACCTGCATCAGGTTGGGAAGGAGTTTGAGCCTAAAGCCAATACCCCAACACCAGGATCTGCTGATTTGTGCCTTATCACCAAAACCCCTCTGACAACTGTTGCTGCCCATCTCAAG GCATGTGGAGTGAAAATAGAGGAGGGCCCGGTTGACAGGACTGGCGCTGTGGGTCCCATCAGTTCCCTCTATTTTCGTGACCCTGACAACAACTTGATTGAGGTGTCCAATTACCAACAATAG
- the irg1l gene encoding immunoresponsive gene 1, like, which produces MLSTVQKSTRYLSAFSAARGLHKSALDVAERPAPEETVTSSFGRFIQSVQPRHLSPTVLQRSKRMILDSIGVGLLGSTTEVFELALQHCQHMYASDDISFVYGRQGVKLSPTLAAFVNGVAAHSMDFDDTWHPATHPSGAVLPALLAISDMLHENSKPSGLDFLTAFNVGIEIQGRLMRFSNEAHNIPKRFHPPSVVGTLGSAAACARLLSLDRNQCSNALAIAASLAGAPMANAATQSKPLHIGNASRLGLEAALLASRGLEASPLVLDAVPGVAGFSAFYEDYAPQPIGSPEKDEHNFLLERQDIAFKRFPAHLGMHWIADAATVVRKNLVGLRGGSISPNMVQDILLRVPLSKYINRPFPETEHQARHSFQFNACTALLDGEVTVQSFHPEALQRPELHALLSRVRLEHPHDNPANFNIMYGEVEVTLVSGDVLQGRCDTFYGHWRNPLSQESLQKKFRNNSGTVLSNERVERLIEAVEGLDHLDDCKPLLAQLQ; this is translated from the exons ATGCTCTCGACTGTGCAG AAATCTACAAGATACCTGTCTGCTTTTTCTGCTGCCCGAGGACTCCATAAGTCTGCACTAGATG TGGCAGAGCGTCCTGCCCCTGAGGAAACAGTGACCAGCAGCTTTGGCAGGTTTATTCAGAGCGTACAACCAAGGCATCTGTCACCAACCGTGCTGCAACGCAGCAAACGCATGATTCTGGACAGCATCGGTGTTGGGCTTTTGGGAAGCACCACTGAGGTGTTTGAACTTGCCCTTCAGCACTGCCAG CACATGTATGCTTCTGATGACATCAGCTTCGTCTATGGGCGCCAAGGTGTGAAGCTTTCCCCAACCCTTGCAGCTTTTGTCAATGGAGTTGCA GCTCACTCGATGGACTTTGATGACACTTGGCACCCGGCAACCCACCCCTCTGGAGCAGTACTGCCTGCTCTCCTGGCTATAAGTGACATGTTGCACGAGAACAGCAAACCAAGTGGGCTTGACTTTCTAACCGCCTTCAATGTGGGCATCGAAATACAGGGTCGGCTGATGAGATTCTCCAATGAGGCTCACAACATCCCTAAGAG GTTCCATCCTCCCAGTGTGGTGGGCACTCTGGGTAGTGCTGCAGCCTGTGCTCGCCTCCTCTCTCTGGATCGCAATCAGTGCAGTAATGCCTTGGCCATCGCTGCATCTTTGGCAGGTGCACCAATGGCTAATGCTGCAACACAATCCAAACCTCTTCACATCGGAAACGCCTCTCGCCTCGGGCTCGAAGCAGCCCTGCTGGCATCTCGTGGGTTGGAAGCAAGTCCTCTGGTCCTGGATGCAGTGCCTGGCGTAGCTGGCTTCAGCGCTTTCTATGAAGACTATGCCCCACAACCCATCGGTTCTCCTGAGAAGGATGAGCACAACTTCCTCTTAGAGAGACAAGACATTGCTTTCAAGCGCTTCCCTGCACACCTCGGAATGCACTGGATTGCTGATGCTGCCACTGTTGTGCGCAAGAACCTGGTTGGCCTGAGAGGAGGTAGCATTTCTCCAAACATGGTGCAGGATATCCTCCTTAGGGTGCCGCTCTCCAAGTACATCAACCGCCCATTCCCGGAGACAGAGCACCAGGCACGGCACTCCTTCCAGTTTAATGCCTGCACTGCCCTGTTGGATGGAGAAGTCACAGTGCAGTCCTTCCACCCAGAGGCCCTCCAACGGCCCGAACTTCATGCGCTCCTCTCCCGTGTCCGTTTGGAGCACCCCCATGACAACCCGGCCAATTTCAACATAATGTATGGTGAGGTGGAGGTTACCTTGGTAAGTGGAGATGTCCTACAAGGGCGCTGTGACACCTTCTACGGCCACTGGAGGAACCCACTTAGCCAAGAAAGCCTGCAGAAGAAGTTCCGTAACAATTCAGGCACAGTTCTGTCCAATGAGAGGGTGGAGAGGCTGATCGAAGCTGTCGAAGGCCTGGACCATCTAGATGACTGTAAACCATTGCTAGCTCAACTGCAGTAA
- the rlim gene encoding E3 ubiquitin-protein ligase RLIM, which produces MEGQDNADQGSSDQSEIQRRRQLDRLDREEAFYQFVNNLSEEDYRLMRDNNLLGTPGEITADELLSRLRQVKDGPDLPSNGTTEERREGPGATEVEGTEENPSGETLLDWLNTVRQTGNTTRSGYRGNQSWRAVSQTNPNSGDFRFSLEINVNRNIAEQQTQTERLEGGQERADGPVSEPESLMETAEVVEEPVVDELAVIVEPELPVPSTLSLNREVNASAPPTSAPPPPSLAPPTLPPVEQPRRGQIRARSRSPEQRRTRARTARGRSPLNLERLDGLPPTQHGLPSRHPEILPEPQVEGSSRTRQLFLSRQSTVEMETQELGTAPDLPGTPQEREINAGEAGASGRRPPTIMLDLQVRRVRPGEYRQRDSIANRTRSRSQTSNNTLLYETERGGFRRTFSRSERAGVRTYVSTIRIPIRRISDAGLGEATSLALQSMIRQIMTGFGELSYFMDSDYPDSNREDNPPADLTDALGNPDASTGTAASEADSHLPGHGGSNQGGLEARTEEREVEGGLPGAAGPRENRGRQRAPISLDETGSLPFLRLAHFFLLNEEDDDQPRGLTKEQIDNLSMRNFGESDALKTCSVCITEYAEGNKLRKLPCSHEYHVHCIDRWLSENSTCPICRRAVLVSTNRESVV; this is translated from the exons GTGAAATTACAGCAGATGAACTTTTGAGCCGCCTTCGGCAGGTAAAGGATGGCCCTGATTTACCAAGCAATGGCACAACTGAGGAAAGAAGGGAGGGGCCTGGTG CAACAGAGGTGGAGGGAACTGAGGAAAATCCCAGTGGGGAGACCCTTCTTGATTGGCTCAACACAGTACGACAGACGGGGAATACAACAAGGAGCGGTTACCGGGGTAACCAGTCATGGCGGGCTGTGAGCCAAACCAATCCCAACAGTGGCGATTTCCGTTTCAGTTTGGAGATCAATGTCAATCGCAACATTGCTGAACAGCAAACGCAGACAGAAAGGCTGGAGGGGGGCCAGGAAAGAGCAGATGGCCCTGTGTCTGAGCCGGAGAGTCTCATGGAGACTGCAGAGGTGGTTGAGGAACCAGTGGTAGACGAGCTGGCTGTTATAGTAGAGCCAGAGCTTCCAGTTCCTAGCACCCTGTCTCTAAACAGGGAAGTTAATGCTTCAGCTCCCCCAACTTCAGCTCCCCC TCCCCCATCTTTAGCTCCCCCAACCTTGCCTCCAGTGGAGCAACCACGTAGGGGTCAAATAAGAGCTCGCAGTAGAAGCCCAGAGCAGCGTCGGACAAGGGCTCGTACTGCAAGAGGTCGTTCACCGCTCAACCTTGAAAGATTGGATGGACTTCCACCTACTCAGCATGGCCTACCTTCTCGACATCCTGAGATCCTTCCTGAGCCCCAGGTAGAGGGAAGCTCAAGGACTCGGCAATTGTTTTTGTCCAGGCAGAGCACTGTGGAAATGGAAACTCAAGAATTGGGAACAGCACCTGACTTACCTGGAACACCACAGGAAAGAGAGATAAATGCTGGAGAGGCAGGAGCCTCAGGTCGTCGTCCTCCAACCataatgctggatttgcaggTACGTAGGGTGCGTCCCGGAGAGTACCGCCAGAGAGACAGCATTGCTAACCGCACAAGGTCTCGTTCGCAGACGTCCAATAACACTTTATTATATGAGACTGAGCGTGGAGGTTTCCGTCGGACTTTCTCCCGCTCTGAGCGGGCTGGAGTGAGAACATACGTCAGTACTATCCGCATTCCCATTCGGAGGATCTCAGATGCTGGACTTGGTGAAGCCACTTCTTTGGCTCTGCAGTCTATGATTCGTCAGATCATGACTGGTTTCGGTGAACTTAGCTACTTTATGGACTCGGACTATCCAGACTCGAACCGTGAAGACAACCCACCAGCAGACCTTACTGATGCACTGGGTAACCCTGATGCTTCTACTGGAACTGCTGCAAGTGAAGCTGATTCCCATCTTCCTGGGCATGGAGGCTCGAACCAGGGTGGTTTAGAGGCACGGACAGAGGAAAGGGAAGTGGAAGGTGGACTGCCTGGTGCTGCTGGTCCTCGGGAAAACAGAGGAAGACAACGGGCTCCCATCAGCCTGGATGAAACTGGATCTCTGCCCTTTCTGCGACTTGCGCACTTCTTCTTGCTCAACGAGGAAGATGATGACCAACCCAGAGGTCTAACCAAAGAGCAGATTGACAACCTATCCATGCGAAACTTTGGGGAAAGCGATGCACTCAAGACCTGCAGTGTCTGCATTACAGAGTATGCTGAAGGCAACAAATTGCGGAAGCTGCCCTGCTCTCATGAGTACCATGTGCACTGTATCGACCGCTGGCTTTCAGAGAACTCAACCTGCCCTATTTGCCGCAGGGCGGTTCTTGTTTCCACCAACCGCGAGAGTGTTGTTTAG
- the si:ch211-153b23.3 gene encoding uncharacterized protein si:ch211-153b23.3, translating to MGWLTVTPPSSTEYVSIKLKHSSQASRYFITDQGSSLEKSYTYGKFMASASGFPASFYGEPGVLGLLANGISAFLVLLQNFHGARTGIPAEGVENILAGVHLILIGGVCQLVAGLLSFRKYDHLSGTSFVGYAALWGSYGATRIFLGANQQRPNIFNQSAMINSTFQDLYTNTSVNQTDITMYIKESAIAGLVPYILLSFLLAFCSATVNYIMPFVFGAITLTLIFEAVGLVAGWALVVSGVLELLILLFAIYGSSALLIKGLAQRYVLKGFGNPLFNVLLLGTTNASSSQSLGQEKKKNTKYAEPMALGFFCDTVSPFIFAFYAFGYFPSIPVAAIWISINSAAQLLSSYYAYLRQDCYHATKFGLHCVFWLVKTWEEYVVSVTISRTEAGEVRHAMVGNWFFLSAALVFCITSLNKDTLELVHNSFFVLVTISTISQIPIDRYYIFFGVTCSLFTLLSFYGTFARLINTIAEKSLIPVGPQPVSTESLQKYLSYLRRSKLDEPEDKGSQLPDALFYLSNGVAALSAIHNGQSGLAFLDLTVPWVLIPGAIIQAYVSRLQVQGGQRFGSVIPSFYVAIWATWSWFRFAGHRLQISTESANGFAAGAIAFLVINAFLILVATYGNLVLLALTTVMEVIIVCFLLSTFERLPYQLEVAMLAIFAIICLYGMLASLVNGIFSKTLIPVGPSLIKDKKKKKSETTYPCFIAKSRETSGLLKIAKLLENNGVCGIPTDTVYALAASCKNPSAIEKIYSIKDRPAEKPICICISSVEQLVAAKPPFSPLLWEFMRNVYPGGISCIVPKGEWLLKLGVGPAYDRVGTRESIMIRVPDHTATAHLCEFTGPLAITSANPSGEADSTHHDMVINRLGHKIEGVLCDGESNEVVASTVVNCLKIDEGTISILREGCVPALKVRQIFERVKSNML from the exons ATGGGTTGGTTGACCGTAACTCCTCCCAGCTCCACTGAGTATGTTTCTATAAAATTAAAGCATTCTTCACAAGCATCTCGATACTTCATTACAGATCAAGGATCTTCACTAG AAAAAAGCTACACTTACGGGAAGTTCATGGCATCGGCAAGTGGCTTTCCGGCAAGTTTTTATGGTGAGCCAGGTGTGCTTGGGCTCCTGGCCAATGGCATCAGTGCTTTCCTTGTCCTGCTGCAGAACTTCCATGGGGCCAGGACTGGCATTCCTGCAGAGGGAGTGGAGAACATATTAGCAG GCGTTCATCTCattctgattggtggagtgTGTCAGCTTGTGGCAGGATTGCTGTCTTTCCGAAAATATGACCATCTGAGTGGAACGTCATTTGTAGGATACGCAGCACTGTGGGGGAGTTATGGAGCCACACGAATTTTTCTAGGTGCCAACCAACAACGTCCAAACATATTTAATCAATCAGCAATGATAAACAGCACATTTCAAGATCTGTACACAAACACTAGTGTCAATCAAACTGACATTACAATGTACATCAAGGAGTCTGCCATAGCTGGGCTGGTACCCTACATCTTACTTTCCTTTCTACTGGCCTTCTGTTCGGCAACAGTAAACTACATCATGCCCTTTGTGTTTGGGGCCATCACCCTCACACTGATATTTGAGGCTGTGGGTCTGGTAGCAGGGTGGGCTTTAGTGGTCTCTGGGGTTCTGGAGCTCCTAATCCTGCTCTTTGCCATATATGGCTCATCAGCCTTGCTAATCAAGGGATTAGCCCAACGGTATGTGCTAAAGGGTTTTGGAAACCCTCTCTTTAATGTGCTGCTCCTAGGAACCACCAATGCCAGCAGCTCCCAAAGCTTGGGccaagagaagaagaagaacacaAAATATGCTGAACCTATGGCCTTGGGATTCTTCTGCGACACAGTCTCACCATTTATATTCGCCTTCTATGCCTTTGGCTACTTCCCGTCCATCCCAGTAGCTGCCATCTGGATAAGCATAAATTCTGCTGCTCAGCTTTTATCTAGCTATTATGCATATCTGCGTCAAGACTGCTACCATGCAACCAAGTTTGGTCTGCACTGCGTGTTTTGGTTGGTGAAGACCTGGGAAGAGTATGTGGTGTCTGTAACCATTAGCCGGACTGAAGCTGGTGAAGTAAGGCACGCCATGGTTGGCAACTGGTTCTTCCTGTCTGCTGCTTTGGTTTTCTGCATCACAAGTCTAAACAAAGACACTCTTGAGCTAGTTCACAATTCATTTTTTGTCCTGGTGACCATATCAACCATCTCCCAGATTCCCATCGACAGGTACTACATCTTTTTTGGAGTGACCTGCTCCCTCTTCACCCTCTTGTCCTTCTATGGCACCTTTGCACGCCTcatcaacaccattgctgagaaGTCCTTGATTCCAGTTGGACCCCAACCTGTCTCCACTGAATCCCTGCAGAAATATCTCAGTTACCTCAGGAGATCTAAACTGGATGAGCCTGAGGATAAAGGTTCACAGCTCCCAGATGCTTTATTCTATCTGTCCAATGGAGTGGCTGCACTCTCAGCCATTCACAATGGTCAGTCTGGACTGGCGTTTTTGGACCTGACTGTTCCCTGGGTACTCATCCCAGGAGCCATTATCCAGGCCTATGTCAGTCGACTACAAGTACAAGGTGGCCAGAGATTCGGCTCTGTCATTCCCTCATTCTACGTGGCTATTTGGGCAACTTGGAGCTGGTTTAGGTTTGCAG GACATCGCTTGCAAATATCCACAGAGTCAGCAAACGGATTTGCAGCTGGGGCAATAGCATTCCTGGTCATTAATGCCTTCTTGATTCTAGTTG caaccTATGGCAATCTAGTTCTCTTGGCATTGACCACTGTCATGGAGGTCATCATAGTTTGTTTTCTCCTCTCTACTTTTGAAAGACTGCCCTATCAGTTAGAAG TTGCTATGCTAGCAATTTTCGCCATCATATGTTTGTATGGCATGCTAGCATCCCTTGTGAACGGTATCTTCTCCAAGACCCTAATACCAGTTGGACCTTCCCTTATCAAG gacaagaaaaagaagaaatctGAGACCACATATCCATGTTTTATTGCTAAGTCTCGGGAAACCAGCGGACTGCTCAAGATTGCAAAATTGTTGGAAAACAATGGAGTGTGTGGTATCCCTACAGATACTGTCTATGCCTTGGCTGCTTCATGCAAGAACCCCAGTGCAATTGAGAAGATCTACTCTATCAAA GACCGTCCTGCAGAAAAGCCGATTTGTATCTGTATCTCAAGTGTTGAGCAACTTGTGGCAGCCAAACCTCCCTTCAGTCCTCTGCTGTGGGAGTTCATGAGAAATGTCTACCCAGGAGGCATTAGTTGCATTGTCCCGAAGGGCGAATGGCTCCTTAAACTCG GTGTGGGTCCCGCATATGACCGTGTGGGGACCAGAGAAAGCATTATGATAAGAGTACCTGACCACACTGCTACTGCTCACCTGTGTGAATTCACCGGTCCATTGGCCATTACATCAGCCAATCCCAGTGGAGAAGCTGACAGTACCCATCATGATATGGTCATCAA CCGTCTGGGCCACAAGATTGAAGGAGTCCTATGTGATGGAGAATCTAATGAGGTGGTGGCATCAACTGTAGTGAACTGCCTCAAAATTGATGAAG gAACTATCAGCATTCTCCGTGAAGGTTGTGTACCTGCTTTGAAAGTGAGGCAGATTTTTGAACGAGTAAAAAGCAACATGCTATAG